From the genome of Papaver somniferum cultivar HN1 chromosome 2, ASM357369v1, whole genome shotgun sequence, one region includes:
- the LOC113348177 gene encoding golgin candidate 1-like — protein MAKWLKAAEDLLEVVDRRAKLVVSDYDQQPESNSPGNLLASNGEELKSKKTKRKEKAQSRLQANEPPKTSSVEPGQGTTQPSPDNAKPDTLEVTVSSENDGAVSSNSPGKTSKEIQPDSNEEGTILSGTLPEATPSDVDKPDTLTASEISSTINDLVASSSSVNGESNIENTSEGHKELPSVSVGEGDDVIDKEHSVDAEQITKPGVEDIPSKVGLERSELENVGTHTNNDAPSEDVDRKDQTSLEVKMQQEDKCDVSPARVQDQLDEAQGLLKTAKSTGQSKEARLARVCAGLSSRLQEYKSENKQLEELLVSERERRQSYEARVKQLQQELSASKIEVSRVESNMSDALAAKNSEIENLVNSMDSLKKQAATSEGKLGSLQANMESIMRNRELTETRMMQALREELASVERRAEEEHAAHNATKMAAMEREVELEHRALEASTALARIQRTADERASRAADLEQKLAVVEAECASLTQELQDMEARVRRGQKRSPDEASQALQMQAWQEEVERARQGQRDAESKLSSLEAEMQKMRVEMAGMKRDAEHYSRQEHMELEKRYRELTDLLYYKQTQLETMASEKAATEFQLEKEAKRFQEAQVEAERSKVPRRASTSWEEDTDLKTLVPLPLYHRHMAGASLQLQKAVKLIDSGAVRATRFLWRYPVARVLLLFYLVFVHLFLMYLLHRLQEQADNFSASEVAASMGLNYPTLP, from the exons ATGGCGAAGTGGCTTAAAGCTGCCGAAG ATTTATTAGAAGTTGTAGATCGACGGGCAAAGCTGGTGGTTAGTGACTATGACCAGCAACCGGAATCAAACTCACCAG GCAACTTATTAGCATCCAATGGGGAAGAGTTGAAGTCCAAGAAAACTAAACGGAAGGAGAAG GCTCAGTCAAGGCTCCAGGCTAATGAACCTCCAAAAACAAGTTCCGTTGAGCCGGGTCAAGGTACCACACAGCCATCCCCAGATAATGCTAAACCTGATACGTTGGAAGTTACTGTATCTTCCGAAAATGATGGTGCTGTTTCCAGCAATTCCCCTGGCAAAACTAGCAAAGAGATACAGCCAGATTCAAATGAAGAGGGCACTATATTGAGTGGTACTTTACCTGAGGCAACCCCGAGTGATGTGGATAAACCTGATACTCTTACTGCATCGGAAATTTCTTCTACCATTAATGATTTAGTAGCTTCTAGTTCATCAGTAAATGGTGAGAGTAATATTGAAAATACATCAGAGGGACATAAAGAATTGCCTTCAGTTTCGGTGGGAGAAGGAGATGATGTCATTGATAAAGAACATTCTGTTGATGCCGAACAAATCACTAAACCAGGAGTTGAGGATATTCCTTCAAAAGTTGGTTTAGAGAGATCTGAACTGGAAAATGTGGGAACACATACTAACAATGATGCTCCATCAGAAGATGTAGATCGAAAGGACCAAACTTCTTTAGAAGTTAAGATGCAACAGGAAGATAAATGTGATGTTTCTCCAGCTAGagtgcaagaccaacttgatgaG GCTCAAGGACTGCTCAAAACTGCAAAATCTACTGGTCAATCTAAAGAAGCCAGGTTAGCTAGG GTTTGTGCTGGACTTTCATCCCGCCTTCAAGAATACAAATCTGAAAATAAGCAGCTGGAAGAGCTTCTTGTGTCAGAG AGAGAAAGGAGACAGTCATATGAGGCTCGTGTTAAGCAACTACAGCAAGAGTTATCTGCATCCAAGATTGAAGTGTCTAGAGTTGAATCCAATATGAGTGACGCTTTGGCTGCAAAGAATTCAGAAATTGAAAACCTTGTCAATTCAATGGATTCGCTAAAGAAACAGGCTGCTACATCCGAAGGAAAGCTTGGCTCTCTTCAG GCAAATATGGAGTCTATTATGAGAAATCGGGAGCTGACAGAAACACGAATGATGCAG GCTCTACGGGAAGAGCTGGCTTCTGTAGAACGCAGGGCAGAAGAAGAACATGCAGCACACAATGCTACCAAAATG GCAGCTATGGAACGGGAGgtggagttagaacatcgagctcttGAAGCATCAACAGCCCTTGCTAGAATCCAG AGAACAGCTGATGAGCGGGCATCAAGGGCAGCAGATCTAGAGCAAAAGTTGGCAGTAGTTGAG GCTGAATGTGCATCATTGACTCAAGAGTTGCAAGATATGGAAGCTCGTGTTCGCCGCGGCCAAAAGAGGTCTCCTGACGAAGCAAGTCAAGCACTTCAG ATGCAGGCATGGCAGGAAGAAGTGGAGCGTGCACGCCAAGGTCAAAGAGATGCAGAAAGCAAGCTTTCTTCTTTGGAG GCTGAAATGCAGAAGATGAGGGTGGAAATGGCAGGCATGAAAAGGGATGCTGAGCATTATTCACGGCAG gaacacatGGAGCTAGAAAAGCGCTATCGCGAGTTAACAGATTTATTG TACTACAAGCAAACTCAATTAGAGACAATGGCCAGTGAAAAGGCTGCAACTGAGTTCCAATTGGAGAAAGAGGCTAAGCGATTTCAAGAAGCACAG GTAGAAGCAGAAAGAAGTAAGGTCCCCCGCAGGGCATCAACATCTTGGGAAGAAGATACGGATTTGAAAACCCTTGT GCCTCTACCCTTGTATCATCGGCATATGGCTGGCGCTAGTTTACAG TTACAAAAAGCAGTAAAGCTTATAGATTCAGGAGCAGTTAGAGCCACTCGATTTCTCTGGCGATATCCTGTTGCAAGAGTACTCCTACTCTTCTATCTG GTGTTTGTTCATCTCTTCTTAATGTATCTTTTACATCGGCTTCAG GAACAAGCCGACAACTTTTCTGCCAGTGAAGTTGCAGCCTCGATGGGACTAAATTACCCAACTTTGCCTTGA